A genomic stretch from Solanum stenotomum isolate F172 chromosome 8, ASM1918654v1, whole genome shotgun sequence includes:
- the LOC125873837 gene encoding uncharacterized protein LOC125873837 — MPSTQSQGEPLTPYDPELNRTLRRMNYQGVPVNPIARNLGDGVELQPHRVNYENAKNQGGNLLGYALRIQNPLELRLRDNYRVDFNATAYEGPIVLPPGHTFVVTSSLMQMLTARGLFSGMASEDPHGHMAKLRSVCKSCVGRPNLDMNVIGLRVFPLSLTGDAAVWFTELHYNSIHTWDQLYKVFMEKYFPVSKKLNHKDKLNNFTALPGESVSSSWDKFTAFIRSVPNHRIDDESLKEYFYRGQDDNGKVVLDTIAGGSYGECTFKEIAEKLEKISRNNKAWSTRKSDIGRSTFAVQSAPSQSADDIREEMAQMRIELGLVLKHVSRVTAQTGGFRDNGQGFDSDSWCQGQRNQGWNCGNYNREGHYVRDGNNNRDNNFNRNNYGNKNNMDRPYVPPQNWESGNREAGGNMSRIEDMMQKILKRFDLNDENVKEMRNKLSGIGQKVDALAVLIKQLEKQMNHLSTTVNPR, encoded by the exons atgccaagtacacagagTCAAGGTGAACCACTgactccttacgatccagaaTTAAATAGAACTTTGCGAAGGATGAATTATCAAGGGGTCCCAGTCAATCCTATCGCAAGAAATCTAGGTGATGGAGTTGAGTTGCAGCCTCATAGGGTTAATTATGAGAATGCTAAAAATCAAGGTGGTAATCTATTGGGATATGCATTGAGGATACAAAATCCACTAGAACTGAGGCTGCGTGATAACTATAGGGTCGACTTCAATGCCACTGCTTATGAAGGACCTATTGTTCTACCTCCGGGacatacatttgtggtgacgAGCAGTCTAATGCAGATGCTCACAGCGAGGGGTTTGTTCTCTGGTATggcatcggaggatccacatgggCATATGGCCAAGTTGAGGAGTGTTTGCAAGAGTTGCGTGGGTCGACCGAATTTAGACATGAATGTCATTGGGTTGAGAGTCTTTCCTCTATCATTGACCGGAGATGCTGCTGTATGGTTTACTGAGCTTCATTATAACTCAATTCACACATgggatcaattgtataaagtgttCATGGAAAAATACTTCCCAGTGTCAAAGAAGCTGaaccacaaagataaactcaacaacttcaCAGCACttcctggagagtctgtgagtagttcATGGGACAAGTTCACTGCTTTCATAAGAAGTgttccaaatcaccgtattgatgatgagtcactgaaggagtaTTTCTATAGAGGCCAGGATGATAATGGTAAGGTTGTGCTTGATACTATCGCaggaggatcatatggtgagtgcacttttaAGGAGATCGCTGAGAAACTGGAGAAGATTTCTCGAaataataaagcatggagcactcgAAAGTCAGACATTGGAAGAAGTACTTTTGCAGTTCAATCTGCACCTAGTCAATCTGccgatgatattcgtgaggagatggcccaGATGAGGATAGAACTTGGGTTGgtgttgaagcatgtgagcaGAG TGACTGCTCAAACGGGGGGTTTTCGAGATAATGGCCAAGGTTTTGATTCGGATAGTTGGTGCCAAGGTCAAagaaaccaaggttggaactgTGGAAACTACAATCGAGAGGGTCattatgtccgggatgggaacaaCAATCGTGATAACAACTTCAATCGGAACAACTATGGGAACAAAAATAATATGGATAGGCcatatgttccccctcaaaattgggaatctggtaATAGGGAAGCTGGGGGTAATATGTCacgtattgaggatatgatgcagaagatacTGAAGAGGTTTGATTTGaatgatgagaatgtgaaggagatgcgaAATAAATTGTCTGGAAtcggtcaaaaagttgatgcccttGCAGTGTTGATCAAGCAACTTGAGAAGCAGATGAATCACTTGTCCACTACAGTCAATCCACGTTAG